One genomic window of Amphiura filiformis chromosome 3, Afil_fr2py, whole genome shotgun sequence includes the following:
- the LOC140147353 gene encoding probable vesicular acetylcholine transporter-B — MTLIFAFFSSFEAIFIACILQGLAGAFNTPNAFAKMSQLFAPDTTAAKLSLCLVMTANIFSFIGPAMEGFLYEYIGQMWCFLVLLLPLELLLILGTLFNLFCNHDNDNCISRNELKLLKTNERNEVNSDDSNASDNNRLWLLLNPRIIIAAATFGLAWLPRKCIDSTVAVWMDAKFSSGPSVVGLVLSLAAISVPTANIVGASFASIWTTRIHMFTAICIALCSIPVSTMFLSPNPATVSVCYAVYIFFASSSRYGAMNLLSNIAENTKDSSRGTVMSAASVGLSICNLIGPVLAIPLYNYFGFAVICLSIGPLCCLFAPLLCSFNIFSATV, encoded by the coding sequence ATGACGCTAATATTTGCCTTCTTCTCAAGCTTTGAAGCGATTTTCATCGCGTGTATATTGCAAGGTTTAGCGGGTGCCTTTAACACCCCAAACGCGTTTGCTAAGATGAGCCAGTTGTTTGCACCAGATACAACAGCCGCAAAACTTTCACTATGTCTTGTGATGACTGCGAATATCTTCTCCTTTATCGGACCTGCTATGGAAGGTTTCTTGTACGAATATATTGGCCAAATGTGGTGCTTTCTTGTCCTTCTGCTACCATTAGAACTACTTCTTATTTTGGGTACATTGTTTAACTTATTctgtaatcatgataatgacaaTTGCATTAGCCGCAACGAACTCAAATTACTCAAAACAAATGAACGAAATGAAGTTAACTCAGACGATTCGAACGCTAGTGACAACAATAGATTATGGCTACTTCTGAATCCACGGATCATCATAGCTGCTGCAACTTTTGGTCTAGCCTGGTTACCTAGAAAGTGTATCGATTCTACTGTAGCTGTTTGGATGGATGCTAAGTTTTCTAGTGGACCATCAGTCGTTGGGTTGGTATTAAGCCTCGCTGCAATTAGTGTACCAACTGCAAACATCGTTGGAGCAAGCTTTGCTTCCATATGGACAACTAGAATACACATGTTTACTGCCATCTGTATTGCCCTTTGCAGTATACCAGTTTCTACAATGTTCTTGTCTCCCAATCCTGCTACAGTTTCAGTTTGCTATGCCGTCTACATCTTCTTCGCTTCTTCGTCTCGTTATGGAGCCATGAATTTACTGTCAAACATAGCGGAAAATACCAAAGATTCATCACGAGGCACAGTCATGAGTGCAGCAAGTGTAGGGCTATCTATTTGCAATTTAATTGGTCCAGTGTTAGCAATACCATTGTATAATTATTTTGGGTTTGCTGTAATATGCCTTAGTATCGGTCCTTTATGCTGTTTATTTGCGCCACTGTTATGTTCGTTTAACATATTTTCTGCGACTGTTTGA